GCCCGTGGTTGTAGCCGTAGCTCAGGGCCACGCACTTGACCCCGGCCGCCTTCGCCGCCAGCACATCGCTACGCGAATCGCCGACAAACAGCGACTGGGAAGCCGGTACGTTGGCCATTTTCATCACAAAGAACAACGCCGCCGGATCCGGCTTTTTCTGCGGCAGGGTATCGCCGCCAATGATCCATTTGAAGTAGCGACCGATCTTCATCTGATCCAGCAGCGGCGCGACGAAACGCTCCGGTTTGTTGGTGATCAGCGCCATTTCGACGCCCTGCTTGTGCAACCACTTGAGGGTGTCGCGCACGCCCGGGTAGACCACAGTCAATTCGTGGCCATCGGCGTAAGCCTCCATGAAGATTTCCAGCGCGTGCTCGGCCTCGGCATCATCCACGCCGCTGTGGTCGATGGCGCCCGCCAACGCACGCCGAACCAGCACCGGCGCACCGTTGCCGACCCACTCGCGCACCGCATCCAGACCGGCACGTTGCCGGCCCAGCTTGAGCAGCATGTTATCCACAGCCACTGCCAGATCCGGAACCGAGTCGATCAGCGTGCCATCCAGATCGAACATCACCAGACGCGGCAGTTGCCCCGGGAACAGCTGCTCAAAGCCACTCATGGGCGAGCCAGCGCCAGTTCGGCACGCATTTTTTCAATCACTTCCTGATAGTTCGGGGCGTTGAAGATCGCCGAGCCGGCGACAAAGGTGTCAGCGCCGGCGGCGGCGATTTCACGGATGTTGTTGACGTTGACCCCGCCGTCGATTTCCAGGCGAATGTCACGCCCCGAGGCATCGATCAGCGCACGTGCTTCACGCAGTTTGTCGAGGGTCGCGGGAATGAACTTCTGACCGCCGAAACCCGGGTTCACGCTCATCAGCAAGATCATGTCGACCTTGTCCATCACATACTTGAGCACGTCCAGCGGCGTCGCCGGGTTGAACACCAGGCCAGCCTTGCAGCCGCCTTCACGGATCATCTGCAGGGAGCGATCAACGTGAATGGTGGCATCCGGGTGGAAGGTGATGTAGGTCGCGCCCGCTTCAATGAAGTCGCCGACAATGCGATCAACCGGGGACACCATCAGGTGTGCGTCGATCGGTGCGGTCACGCCGTACTTGCGCAATGCCGAGCACACCATCGGGCCGATCGTCAGGTTAGGCACGTAGTGATTGTCCATGACATCGAAGTGCACGATGTCGGCACCCGCGGCCAGGACGTTGTCTACTTCCTCCCCCAAACGGGCGAAGTCGGCGGAGAGAATCGACGGAGCAATAGCGAAGGGCTGCATGACGCACCTTTTTTGAGCAGGATCACGATGGCGCGCATTGTATACCGCCAGCTTTGACCCGCGCACCGTGACAACGATGATCAGTGCGTCACGCGATAGATTTTCTCGAAATCAATGGTGCTCTATCGATGCTGCTTAACGCCCTGTAGGAGCGAGCCTGCTCGCGATGGCGTTCGTTCAGTCGACCTTTACAGTGACTGTCAGTTCGTCATCGCGAGCAGGCTCGCTCCTACAGAGGCGGCGAAGATTACACCTGTGCCGTACGCAGTTTCTCGCTACGACCACGCAACCATTCCAGGGTCAGCAGCAGGATCACCGAGAAGGCAATCAGCAGGGTCGCGGCGGCGGCGATGGTCGGGCTGAGGTTTTCGCGGATGCCGCTGAACATCTGCCGTGGCAAGGTCGCCTGCTCGGGGCCGGCAAGGAACAGCGTCACCACCACTTCATCGAACGAAGTGGCGAAGGCGAACAGCGCGCCGGAAATGACTCCGGGGGCGATCAACGGCAGGGTCACCCGGCGGAAGGCGGTCAACGGCGAGGCGCCGAGGCTGGCCGCCGCACGCACCAGGTTGTGGTTGAAGCCCTGCAAGGTTGCCGACACGGTGATGATCACGAACGGCACACCCAGCACCGCGTGCACCACAATCAGTGAGAAGAAGCTGTTGCCCAGGCCCAGCGGCGCAAAGAACAGGTAGCTGGCCACACCGATGATCACCACCGGCACCACCATGGGCGAAATCACCAGTGCCATCACCAGCGGCTTGCCGGGGAAGTCGCCGCGGGTCAGGCCAATCGCCGCCAGCGTGCCGAAGACCATGGCCAGCACGGTGGCTGCCGGCGCCACGATGATGCTGTTTTTGAGGGCGCGCATCCATTCCGCCGAGGCGAAGAAGTCCTGATACCAGTGCAGCGAGAAACCCTGCAGCGGATAGACCAGAAAGCTCCCCGAGTTGAACGACAACGGCACGATCACCAACACCGGCAGGATCAGGAACAACAGGATCAGCCCGCAGAGAATGCGCAAGCTGTAGAACCACACCCGCTCGACGGGCGACATATACGGACTCAGCATTTCGATTCTCCCTTTAGCTCAGGCGCAGGCGGCTCGCGCCCACCAGCCAGCTGTAAATCAGATAGAGCACGACGGTTGCCAGCAACAGCAGTCCGCCCAGCGCCGTGGCCATACCCCAGTTGATACTGGTGTTGGTGTAGAAGGCGACGAAGTAGCTGACCATCTGATCGTTCGGGCTGCCGAGCAGCGCCGGAGTGATGTAGTAACCAATGGCCAGGATGAACACCAACAGGCAACCGGCGCCGACACCGGCATAGGTTTGCGGGAAGTACACCCGCCAAAAGCTGGCGAATGGATGGCAACCTAGGGAAATCGCGGCTCGCATGTAAGTCGGCGAGATGCCTTTCATCACGCTGTAGATCGGCAGAATCATGAACGGCAGCAGGATGTGCACCATCGAGATGTAGACCCCGGTGCGGTTGAACACCAACTCCAGCGGCTTATCGATGATGCCCATGGCCATCATCGCGCTGTTGATCAAGCCACCCGATTGCAGCAACACGATCCAGGCGGCCACACGCACCAGGATCGACGTCCAGAACGGCAGCAACACCAAAATCATCAACAGGTTGCTTTGGCGCGCCGGCAGATTGGCCAGCAGGTAGGCCAATGGATAGGCCAGCAGCAAGCAAATGGCCGTAATCACTAGGCCCATCCAGAAGGTACGGGCAAAGATATCCAGGTAGATCGCCTGATCGGGGGTTGCCGGGGCGACTTCACCGAGATCGTCGATACGATGGTCAACGGCCGCCAGCAGGTAATAAGGGGTGACGCTGCTGGTGTTGCGACGCACCGCTTGCCAGTACGCAGGGTCACCCCAGCGCTCATCCAGCGCTTCCATCGCGTCCTTATAAGAAGTCGGCTCAGTCTTGAATGGCAATGCGCGGGCGGTTTTGGTCAGCAGGCTGCGATAGCCGGCCAACTCCATGTTCAGGCGCTTGGACAGATCGCCCAAGGTTTGATTCTTGCGGGCTTCGGCCAGATCTTCGCTGGCAGCCTTGTACACCGGATCAGCCGGCAGGCCACGGCCATCCCAGGCAGCGATGGCCGCCACCGTACGCGGCATGCCGCCGACCACTTCCGGGTTACCGACGCTTTTGTAGAGCAGCGCCACGATGGGCACCAGAAACACCAGCAACAGAAACAGCACCAGCGGCGCGATCAGGGCCTGGGCCTT
This region of Pseudomonas fluorescens genomic DNA includes:
- a CDS encoding phosphoglycolate phosphatase is translated as MSGFEQLFPGQLPRLVMFDLDGTLIDSVPDLAVAVDNMLLKLGRQRAGLDAVREWVGNGAPVLVRRALAGAIDHSGVDDAEAEHALEIFMEAYADGHELTVVYPGVRDTLKWLHKQGVEMALITNKPERFVAPLLDQMKIGRYFKWIIGGDTLPQKKPDPAALFFVMKMANVPASQSLFVGDSRSDVLAAKAAGVKCVALSYGYNHGRPIAEESPALVIDDLRKLIPGCLDSAAGITLPDAVQPPSGNAIVVVTRKLWMKVIKALARWRWRA
- the rpe gene encoding ribulose-phosphate 3-epimerase gives rise to the protein MQPFAIAPSILSADFARLGEEVDNVLAAGADIVHFDVMDNHYVPNLTIGPMVCSALRKYGVTAPIDAHLMVSPVDRIVGDFIEAGATYITFHPDATIHVDRSLQMIREGGCKAGLVFNPATPLDVLKYVMDKVDMILLMSVNPGFGGQKFIPATLDKLREARALIDASGRDIRLEIDGGVNVNNIREIAAAGADTFVAGSAIFNAPNYQEVIEKMRAELALARP
- a CDS encoding ABC transporter permease, producing the protein MLSPYMSPVERVWFYSLRILCGLILLFLILPVLVIVPLSFNSGSFLVYPLQGFSLHWYQDFFASAEWMRALKNSIIVAPAATVLAMVFGTLAAIGLTRGDFPGKPLVMALVISPMVVPVVIIGVASYLFFAPLGLGNSFFSLIVVHAVLGVPFVIITVSATLQGFNHNLVRAAASLGASPLTAFRRVTLPLIAPGVISGALFAFATSFDEVVVTLFLAGPEQATLPRQMFSGIRENLSPTIAAAATLLIAFSVILLLTLEWLRGRSEKLRTAQV
- a CDS encoding ABC transporter permease; its protein translation is MAIAVPLNEGTNRTLKQRLARAERVNRWKAQALIAPLVLFLLLVFLVPIVALLYKSVGNPEVVGGMPRTVAAIAAWDGRGLPADPVYKAASEDLAEARKNQTLGDLSKRLNMELAGYRSLLTKTARALPFKTEPTSYKDAMEALDERWGDPAYWQAVRRNTSSVTPYYLLAAVDHRIDDLGEVAPATPDQAIYLDIFARTFWMGLVITAICLLLAYPLAYLLANLPARQSNLLMILVLLPFWTSILVRVAAWIVLLQSGGLINSAMMAMGIIDKPLELVFNRTGVYISMVHILLPFMILPIYSVMKGISPTYMRAAISLGCHPFASFWRVYFPQTYAGVGAGCLLVFILAIGYYITPALLGSPNDQMVSYFVAFYTNTSINWGMATALGGLLLLATVVLYLIYSWLVGASRLRLS